The following coding sequences are from one Arthrobacter crystallopoietes window:
- the thpD gene encoding ectoine hydroxylase: MTATAEPRIDVYPTRVAGKPSVQAREDKVVWGTAAEGPMDEATLAGYEAKGYLTIEQLITPEELETFRAELKRLSEDPVVRADERTIVEAKSQEVRSIFEVHKTSEVFKRIANDPRVVGRAKQLLGSDVYIHQSRVNFKPGFEGKDFMWHSDFETWHAEDGMPRMRAVSISISLTDNYSFNGPLMIMPGSHKEYISCDGNTPEDNYKKSLVMQGAGVPDKAILTEFADRFGIDVLEGKAGGAIMFDCNCMHASNGNVTPFSRSNVFIVFNSVENTCEEPYSAGAPRPEFVGATDFTPAG; this comes from the coding sequence ACAGCAGAACCACGCATTGATGTTTATCCGACACGTGTGGCAGGAAAGCCCAGCGTCCAGGCCCGTGAAGACAAGGTTGTCTGGGGAACTGCGGCCGAGGGACCCATGGATGAGGCCACGCTCGCCGGTTACGAGGCAAAGGGCTACCTCACCATCGAGCAGCTCATCACGCCGGAGGAACTCGAGACCTTCCGGGCGGAACTGAAGCGGCTTTCCGAAGATCCGGTGGTCCGCGCGGACGAGCGCACCATCGTGGAGGCCAAGTCGCAGGAAGTCCGCTCGATCTTCGAGGTGCACAAGACCAGCGAGGTCTTCAAGCGGATCGCCAACGACCCGCGGGTGGTCGGCCGGGCCAAGCAGCTGCTCGGCTCCGACGTGTACATCCACCAGTCCCGTGTGAACTTCAAGCCCGGCTTCGAGGGCAAGGATTTCATGTGGCACTCCGACTTCGAGACCTGGCACGCCGAGGACGGCATGCCGCGGATGCGTGCCGTGAGCATCTCGATTTCACTGACGGACAACTACTCCTTCAACGGGCCGCTGATGATCATGCCCGGCTCCCACAAGGAGTACATCTCCTGCGACGGCAACACGCCGGAGGATAACTACAAGAAGTCCCTGGTGATGCAGGGCGCGGGCGTCCCGGACAAGGCCATTCTGACCGAGTTCGCAGACCGCTTCGGCATCGACGTACTCGAAGGCAAGGCCGGCGGCGCGATCATGTTCGACTGCAACTGCATGCACGCCTCGAACGGAAACGTCACGCCGTTCTCGCGCTCCAACGTGTTCATCGTCTTCAATAGCGTGGAGAACACCTGCGAAGAACCGTACTCCGCCGGCGCACCGCGTCCGGAATTCGTCGGTGCAACGGACTTCACGCCGGCAGGCTGA